One part of the Sciurus carolinensis chromosome 4, mSciCar1.2, whole genome shotgun sequence genome encodes these proteins:
- the Mdm2 gene encoding E3 ubiquitin-protein ligase Mdm2 isoform X1, which produces MCNTNMSVSTDGAVSTSQIPASEQETLVRPKPLLLKLLRSVGAQKDTYTMKEVIFYLGQYIMTKRLYDEKQQHIVYCSNDLLGDLFGVPSFSVKEHRKIYTMIYKNLVVVNQQEPSDSSTLVSENRCHLEGGSVQKDPVQELQEEKPSSSSLVSRPSTSSRRRAISETEENSDELSGERQRKRHKSDSISLSFDESLALCVIREICCERSSSSESIETPSNPDIEDGVSEHSSDWLDQDSVSDQFSVEFEVESLDSEDYSLSEEGQELSDEDDEIYRVTVYQAGESDTDSFEEDPEISLADYWKCTSCNEMNPPLPPHCNRCWTLRENWLPEDKGKDKGEISESAKLKSSTQAEEGLDVPDGKKTTANDSKESCFEENDKITQASQSQESEDYSQPSTSNSIIYSSQEDIKECEREEAQDKEESMEPNFPLNAIEPCVICQGRPKNGCIVHGKTGHLMSCFTCAKKLKKRNKPCPVCRQPIQMIVLTYFN; this is translated from the exons ATGTGCAATACCAACATGTCTGTGTCTACTGATGGTGCTGTAAGCACCTCACAGATTCCAGCTTCGGAACAAGAGACCCTG gtTAGACCAAAGCCATTGCTTTTGAAGTTGTTAAGGTCTGTTGGTGCACAAAAAGACACTTACACTATGAAAGAG GTTATATTTTATCTTGGCCAGTATATTATGACTAAGCGATTATATGATGAGAAGCAACAGCATATTGTATATTGTTCAAATGATCTTCTAGGAGATTTGTTTGGAGTGCCAAGCTTCTCTGTGAAAGAGCACAG GAAAATATATACAATGATCTACAAAAATTTGGTGGTAGTCAATCAGCAGG aACCATCAGATTCCAGCACATTAGTGAGTGAGAACAGGTGTCACCTTGAAGGTGGGAGTGTTCAGAAG GACCCTGTGCAAGAACTGCAGGAAGAGAAGCCTTCATCTTCCAGTTTGGTTTCTAGACCATCTACCTCATCTAGAAGGAGAGCAATTAGTGAGACAG AAGAAAACTCAGATGAATTATCCGGTGAACGACAAAGAAAGCGCCACAAATCTGATagtatttccctttcctttgatGAAAGCCTGGCTCTGTGTGTAATAAGGGAAATATGTTGTGAAAGAAGCAGTAGCAGTGAATCAATAGAGACTCCATCAAATCCg GATATTGAAGATGGTGTGAGTGAACATTCCAGTGATTGGTTGGATCAGGACTCAGTTTCAGATCAATTTAGTGTAGAATTTGAAGTTGAATCTCTTGATTCAGAAGATTATAGCCTTAGTGAAGAAGGACAGGAACTCTCAGATGAAGATGATGag atataTCGAGTTACTGTGTATCAGGCAGGGGAAAGTGATACAGATTCATTTGAAGAAGATCCTGAAATTTCCTTAGCC GACTATTGGAAATGTACTTCATGCAATGAAATGAATCCTCCCCTTCCACCACATTGCAACAGATGTTGGACCCTTCGTGAGAATTGGCTTCCTGAAGATAAAGGGAAAGATAAAGGAGAAATTTCTGAGAGCGCCAAACTAAAAAGCTCAACACAGGCAGAAGAGGGCTTGGATGTACCTGATGGTAAAAAAACTACAGCAAATGATTCCAAAGAGTCATGTTTTgaggaaaatgataaaatcacTCAAGCCTCCCAGTCACAAGAAAGTGAGGACTATTCTCAGCCATCAACTTCAAATAGCATTATTTATAGCAGTCAAGAAGATATCAAAGAGTGTGAGAGGGAAGAAGCAcaagacaaagaagaaagtatGGAACCTAATTTCCCCCTTAATGCCATTGAACCTTGTGTGATTTGCCAAGGTCGACCTAAAAATGGTTGCATTGTTCATGGCAAAACAGGACATCTTATGTCATGCTTCACATGTGCAAAGAAGCTAAAGAAAAGGAATAAGCCCTGTCCAGTATGCAGACAACCAATTCAAATGATTGTGCTAACTTACTTCAACTAA
- the Mdm2 gene encoding E3 ubiquitin-protein ligase Mdm2 isoform X3, with protein sequence MKEVIFYLGQYIMTKRLYDEKQQHIVYCSNDLLGDLFGVPSFSVKEHRKIYTMIYKNLVVVNQQEPSDSSTLVSENRCHLEGGSVQKDPVQELQEEKPSSSSLVSRPSTSSRRRAISETEENSDELSGERQRKRHKSDSISLSFDESLALCVIREICCERSSSSESIETPSNPDIEDGVSEHSSDWLDQDSVSDQFSVEFEVESLDSEDYSLSEEGQELSDEDDEIYRVTVYQAGESDTDSFEEDPEISLADYWKCTSCNEMNPPLPPHCNRCWTLRENWLPEDKGKDKGEISESAKLKSSTQAEEGLDVPDGKKTTANDSKESCFEENDKITQASQSQESEDYSQPSTSNSIIYSSQEDIKECEREEAQDKEESMEPNFPLNAIEPCVICQGRPKNGCIVHGKTGHLMSCFTCAKKLKKRNKPCPVCRQPIQMIVLTYFN encoded by the exons ATGAAAGAG GTTATATTTTATCTTGGCCAGTATATTATGACTAAGCGATTATATGATGAGAAGCAACAGCATATTGTATATTGTTCAAATGATCTTCTAGGAGATTTGTTTGGAGTGCCAAGCTTCTCTGTGAAAGAGCACAG GAAAATATATACAATGATCTACAAAAATTTGGTGGTAGTCAATCAGCAGG aACCATCAGATTCCAGCACATTAGTGAGTGAGAACAGGTGTCACCTTGAAGGTGGGAGTGTTCAGAAG GACCCTGTGCAAGAACTGCAGGAAGAGAAGCCTTCATCTTCCAGTTTGGTTTCTAGACCATCTACCTCATCTAGAAGGAGAGCAATTAGTGAGACAG AAGAAAACTCAGATGAATTATCCGGTGAACGACAAAGAAAGCGCCACAAATCTGATagtatttccctttcctttgatGAAAGCCTGGCTCTGTGTGTAATAAGGGAAATATGTTGTGAAAGAAGCAGTAGCAGTGAATCAATAGAGACTCCATCAAATCCg GATATTGAAGATGGTGTGAGTGAACATTCCAGTGATTGGTTGGATCAGGACTCAGTTTCAGATCAATTTAGTGTAGAATTTGAAGTTGAATCTCTTGATTCAGAAGATTATAGCCTTAGTGAAGAAGGACAGGAACTCTCAGATGAAGATGATGag atataTCGAGTTACTGTGTATCAGGCAGGGGAAAGTGATACAGATTCATTTGAAGAAGATCCTGAAATTTCCTTAGCC GACTATTGGAAATGTACTTCATGCAATGAAATGAATCCTCCCCTTCCACCACATTGCAACAGATGTTGGACCCTTCGTGAGAATTGGCTTCCTGAAGATAAAGGGAAAGATAAAGGAGAAATTTCTGAGAGCGCCAAACTAAAAAGCTCAACACAGGCAGAAGAGGGCTTGGATGTACCTGATGGTAAAAAAACTACAGCAAATGATTCCAAAGAGTCATGTTTTgaggaaaatgataaaatcacTCAAGCCTCCCAGTCACAAGAAAGTGAGGACTATTCTCAGCCATCAACTTCAAATAGCATTATTTATAGCAGTCAAGAAGATATCAAAGAGTGTGAGAGGGAAGAAGCAcaagacaaagaagaaagtatGGAACCTAATTTCCCCCTTAATGCCATTGAACCTTGTGTGATTTGCCAAGGTCGACCTAAAAATGGTTGCATTGTTCATGGCAAAACAGGACATCTTATGTCATGCTTCACATGTGCAAAGAAGCTAAAGAAAAGGAATAAGCCCTGTCCAGTATGCAGACAACCAATTCAAATGATTGTGCTAACTTACTTCAACTAA
- the Mdm2 gene encoding E3 ubiquitin-protein ligase Mdm2 isoform X2 codes for MCNTNMSVSTDGAVSTSQIPASEQETLVRPKPLLLKLLRSVGAQKDTYTMKEVIFYLGQYIMTKRLYDEKQQHIVYCSNDLLGDLFGVPSFSVKEHRKIYTMIYKNLVVVNQQEPSDSSTLVSENRCHLEGGSVQKDPVQELQEEKPSSSSLVSRPSTSSRRRAISETENSDELSGERQRKRHKSDSISLSFDESLALCVIREICCERSSSSESIETPSNPDIEDGVSEHSSDWLDQDSVSDQFSVEFEVESLDSEDYSLSEEGQELSDEDDEIYRVTVYQAGESDTDSFEEDPEISLADYWKCTSCNEMNPPLPPHCNRCWTLRENWLPEDKGKDKGEISESAKLKSSTQAEEGLDVPDGKKTTANDSKESCFEENDKITQASQSQESEDYSQPSTSNSIIYSSQEDIKECEREEAQDKEESMEPNFPLNAIEPCVICQGRPKNGCIVHGKTGHLMSCFTCAKKLKKRNKPCPVCRQPIQMIVLTYFN; via the exons ATGTGCAATACCAACATGTCTGTGTCTACTGATGGTGCTGTAAGCACCTCACAGATTCCAGCTTCGGAACAAGAGACCCTG gtTAGACCAAAGCCATTGCTTTTGAAGTTGTTAAGGTCTGTTGGTGCACAAAAAGACACTTACACTATGAAAGAG GTTATATTTTATCTTGGCCAGTATATTATGACTAAGCGATTATATGATGAGAAGCAACAGCATATTGTATATTGTTCAAATGATCTTCTAGGAGATTTGTTTGGAGTGCCAAGCTTCTCTGTGAAAGAGCACAG GAAAATATATACAATGATCTACAAAAATTTGGTGGTAGTCAATCAGCAGG aACCATCAGATTCCAGCACATTAGTGAGTGAGAACAGGTGTCACCTTGAAGGTGGGAGTGTTCAGAAG GACCCTGTGCAAGAACTGCAGGAAGAGAAGCCTTCATCTTCCAGTTTGGTTTCTAGACCATCTACCTCATCTAGAAGGAGAGCAATTAGTGAGACAG AAAACTCAGATGAATTATCCGGTGAACGACAAAGAAAGCGCCACAAATCTGATagtatttccctttcctttgatGAAAGCCTGGCTCTGTGTGTAATAAGGGAAATATGTTGTGAAAGAAGCAGTAGCAGTGAATCAATAGAGACTCCATCAAATCCg GATATTGAAGATGGTGTGAGTGAACATTCCAGTGATTGGTTGGATCAGGACTCAGTTTCAGATCAATTTAGTGTAGAATTTGAAGTTGAATCTCTTGATTCAGAAGATTATAGCCTTAGTGAAGAAGGACAGGAACTCTCAGATGAAGATGATGag atataTCGAGTTACTGTGTATCAGGCAGGGGAAAGTGATACAGATTCATTTGAAGAAGATCCTGAAATTTCCTTAGCC GACTATTGGAAATGTACTTCATGCAATGAAATGAATCCTCCCCTTCCACCACATTGCAACAGATGTTGGACCCTTCGTGAGAATTGGCTTCCTGAAGATAAAGGGAAAGATAAAGGAGAAATTTCTGAGAGCGCCAAACTAAAAAGCTCAACACAGGCAGAAGAGGGCTTGGATGTACCTGATGGTAAAAAAACTACAGCAAATGATTCCAAAGAGTCATGTTTTgaggaaaatgataaaatcacTCAAGCCTCCCAGTCACAAGAAAGTGAGGACTATTCTCAGCCATCAACTTCAAATAGCATTATTTATAGCAGTCAAGAAGATATCAAAGAGTGTGAGAGGGAAGAAGCAcaagacaaagaagaaagtatGGAACCTAATTTCCCCCTTAATGCCATTGAACCTTGTGTGATTTGCCAAGGTCGACCTAAAAATGGTTGCATTGTTCATGGCAAAACAGGACATCTTATGTCATGCTTCACATGTGCAAAGAAGCTAAAGAAAAGGAATAAGCCCTGTCCAGTATGCAGACAACCAATTCAAATGATTGTGCTAACTTACTTCAACTAA